One window of bacterium genomic DNA carries:
- a CDS encoding NAD(P)H-dependent oxidoreductase subunit E gives MESRRSAAAPTAAETRVLDEAVGRRHDPVDSRVIRRGPDRRHLLLPSLHALQDGVGWISPEALAELCARIEVPRAEAFGVATFYALLRTETGPRTVVHVCDDVACRVHPAYRDPAAYTGHDGDEPVGVHPSPCLGRCDRAPALFVQRAGDDAARWTATGSVAEALAGEGAPEAPPRVVAAGEAWLTGRVGVVDPTSLEEYRAHGGYRALRTALTMGPEAVLREIADSGLRGRGGAAFPTGVKWRAVAASAQRERYVVCNADESEPGTFKDRVLMEGDPFALVESMTIAGVTVGAGRGYVYIRGEYPTAEERIVGAIDQARRRGLLGRDVAGSGLSFDLEVRRGAGAYICGEETALFNSLEGYRGEPRSKPPFPTEVGLFGRPTVVNNVETLHNVPVILSSGAAGFRAVGTAESPGTKLFSVAGDVGGPGVYEVPFGTLLGELLALAGAPASPGAVLLGGAAGVFVPPGASDVPLTFEDVRAADLTLGSGAVTVFGAAADIGDVVERITSFFRDESCGQCVPCRVGTVRQNEAIVRLRSGAAQPGDAGLLDDLDTVMSDASICGLGHTAASAVGSARRLGLLEGAGAGR, from the coding sequence ATGGAGTCGAGACGGTCGGCCGCCGCGCCGACCGCGGCAGAGACGCGTGTGCTCGACGAGGCCGTCGGGCGTCGCCACGACCCTGTCGACAGCCGGGTGATCCGGCGCGGCCCCGATCGCCGGCACCTGCTATTGCCGTCGTTGCACGCCCTGCAGGACGGCGTCGGCTGGATCAGCCCGGAAGCGCTGGCCGAACTCTGCGCGCGGATCGAGGTGCCCCGCGCCGAGGCTTTCGGAGTCGCCACGTTCTACGCCCTGCTGCGCACCGAGACGGGTCCCCGCACGGTCGTCCACGTCTGTGACGACGTCGCCTGCCGCGTCCACCCCGCGTACCGCGATCCCGCGGCGTACACCGGTCACGACGGTGACGAGCCGGTCGGCGTGCACCCCAGCCCGTGCCTCGGCCGGTGTGACCGGGCCCCTGCCCTGTTCGTGCAGCGCGCCGGGGACGACGCGGCCCGCTGGACGGCCACGGGATCAGTGGCCGAGGCGCTCGCCGGCGAGGGTGCGCCGGAGGCGCCGCCTCGGGTGGTCGCCGCCGGAGAGGCCTGGCTGACGGGCCGCGTCGGCGTCGTGGATCCGACCAGCCTGGAGGAGTACCGGGCGCACGGCGGGTACCGGGCGCTGCGGACCGCGCTGACCATGGGCCCGGAGGCGGTGCTGCGTGAGATCGCCGACTCGGGGCTGCGCGGCAGGGGAGGAGCCGCTTTCCCGACCGGCGTGAAGTGGCGGGCCGTGGCGGCCTCGGCGCAGCGGGAGCGCTACGTGGTGTGCAACGCGGACGAGTCCGAGCCGGGCACCTTCAAGGATCGCGTGCTGATGGAGGGAGATCCCTTCGCCCTGGTCGAATCCATGACGATCGCCGGGGTGACCGTCGGCGCCGGACGGGGCTACGTCTACATCAGGGGCGAGTATCCGACCGCCGAGGAGCGGATCGTCGGCGCGATCGACCAGGCGCGCCGGCGCGGCCTGCTGGGGCGCGACGTGGCCGGCAGCGGCCTGAGCTTCGACCTCGAGGTCCGCCGCGGCGCCGGCGCCTACATCTGCGGTGAGGAGACGGCGCTCTTCAACTCGCTGGAGGGGTACCGGGGCGAGCCCCGGTCGAAGCCGCCGTTCCCCACCGAGGTCGGTCTGTTCGGCCGGCCCACCGTCGTCAACAACGTCGAGACGCTCCACAATGTGCCGGTGATCCTCAGCTCCGGCGCGGCGGGGTTCCGCGCCGTGGGCACCGCCGAGAGTCCCGGCACGAAACTGTTCTCGGTGGCCGGCGACGTGGGCGGTCCGGGTGTCTACGAGGTGCCGTTCGGCACGCTTCTCGGCGAGCTTCTGGCACTCGCCGGCGCCCCGGCCTCGCCCGGGGCCGTGCTGCTGGGCGGGGCCGCCGGAGTCTTCGTGCCCCCCGGGGCGAGCGACGTGCCCTTGACCTTCGAGGACGTTCGAGCGGCCGACCTCACGCTGGGTTCGGGGGCGGTCACCGTCTTCGGCGCCGCCGCGGACATCGGGGACGTCGTGGAGCGGATCACCTCCTTCTTCCGTGACGAGTCCTGCGGGCAGTGCGTGCCGTGCCGGGTGGGCACCGTCCGCCAGAACGAGGCGATCGTGCGCCTGCGCTCCGGCGCGGCGCAACCGGGCGACGCCGGCCTTCTCGACGACCTGGACACGGTGATGAGCGACGCCTCGATCTGCGGGCTGGGACACACGGCGGCCTCGGCGGTGGGCTCCGCCCGGCGTCTGGGACTGCTCGAAGGCGCCGGAGCGGGGCGATGA
- a CDS encoding xanthine dehydrogenase family protein molybdopterin-binding subunit: MTAVAPPVAPPETTTGTFRREDTRLLCGQGEYLGDVQRPDLKHIAILRSPLAHGWIRGIDVSGALTLPGVIGAFTGPELAADTGTFNHHLEAIPTLRQLNWSVLAVDKVRFVGEPVAAVVADSRYIAEDALELIEVDYEELPAVSDVEAGLEADAPQLYEDWGDNVFLYIPGPHGDTETAFADADGVLQEKFTHHRIIGLPLDGHGALGEFDPATGRLVLHASTQIPHFLRTVLAEITGLSEAKIRVVAPDMGGGFGNKVHMVREEALVAVLAMRVRHPVVWKQDRTESLTASVHSRQQVHNVEAAYRNDGRILGLRAEIIADVGSPELYILGAGPAIVTTAIVPNCYDLQDYAFELRCVATNKAPMGAYRGYGQGQAVFLIERVMDLVGEKLGIDPVEMRRVNMIPDEQRPYVTATGAVLDCGSFHDQLSDLLEAADYDGACRERDAARAEDRLVGVGIGQMVEATAPNIHGLAGQFGVYEMAMLAVQPDGKVNVVVGTKSQGQGHETIFAKAAADELGISPDDVTVSDGDTGVLPYGSGTWGSRSVVMGGGAVIKAARQVRDKMVAIAAGLLDAPADRIEVSEGFFRLGEAAIPFAQIASAAYLHTFLLPPGMDPGLSVIVGYDSFNTSPFPDERGKMNVAATYATAAAAAVVEVDPATGVVSVGDLTIVHDCGTVMNQVILDGQIHGAVMQAVGQTFLEELHYDENGQPLTTTLLDYAIPTFADVVEPKIVHRETPSDLIGGYRGAGEGALIVTPVALAAAVHDALRPLGVPITQANLSPPRLRELLRGHSAG; this comes from the coding sequence ATGACCGCCGTCGCGCCCCCGGTGGCGCCGCCGGAGACCACCACGGGAACCTTCCGGCGCGAGGACACCCGGCTGCTCTGTGGCCAGGGTGAGTATCTGGGTGACGTGCAGCGCCCCGACCTGAAGCACATCGCCATCCTGCGCAGCCCGCTGGCCCATGGGTGGATCCGCGGCATCGACGTCTCGGGCGCCCTCACGCTGCCCGGAGTGATCGGGGCGTTCACCGGGCCCGAGCTGGCCGCCGACACCGGCACGTTCAACCACCACCTGGAGGCGATCCCGACGCTGCGCCAACTCAATTGGTCGGTGCTCGCGGTCGACAAGGTGCGTTTCGTGGGCGAGCCGGTCGCCGCGGTGGTCGCCGACAGCCGCTACATCGCTGAGGACGCCCTCGAGCTCATCGAGGTCGACTACGAGGAGTTGCCCGCGGTCAGCGACGTGGAGGCGGGGCTGGAGGCCGACGCACCGCAGCTGTACGAGGATTGGGGCGACAACGTCTTCCTGTACATCCCGGGCCCCCACGGCGACACCGAGACGGCGTTCGCTGACGCCGACGGCGTCCTGCAGGAGAAGTTCACGCACCACCGCATCATCGGCCTGCCGCTGGACGGCCACGGTGCGCTCGGCGAGTTCGACCCCGCCACGGGGCGTCTGGTGCTGCACGCCTCGACCCAGATCCCGCACTTCCTGCGCACCGTGCTCGCCGAGATCACCGGACTGAGCGAGGCCAAGATCCGGGTCGTGGCGCCCGACATGGGGGGCGGCTTCGGCAACAAGGTCCACATGGTTCGCGAGGAGGCGCTGGTGGCGGTGCTGGCGATGCGGGTCCGCCACCCGGTCGTCTGGAAGCAGGACCGCACCGAGAGCCTCACCGCCAGCGTGCACTCGCGCCAGCAGGTCCACAACGTGGAGGCGGCGTACCGCAACGACGGGCGGATCCTGGGGCTGCGCGCCGAGATCATCGCGGACGTCGGATCGCCGGAGCTCTACATCCTGGGCGCCGGTCCGGCGATCGTCACCACGGCGATCGTGCCGAACTGCTACGACCTGCAGGACTACGCCTTCGAACTGCGCTGCGTGGCGACCAACAAGGCGCCGATGGGCGCCTACCGCGGCTACGGCCAGGGACAGGCCGTGTTCCTGATCGAGCGGGTCATGGACCTGGTGGGGGAGAAGCTCGGCATCGATCCCGTGGAGATGCGCCGGGTCAACATGATCCCCGACGAGCAACGGCCCTACGTGACGGCCACGGGTGCCGTGCTGGACTGCGGCAGCTTCCATGATCAACTCTCGGACCTGCTGGAGGCGGCGGACTACGACGGTGCCTGCCGGGAGCGCGACGCGGCGCGGGCGGAGGACCGTCTGGTCGGCGTGGGGATCGGGCAGATGGTGGAGGCCACCGCACCCAACATCCACGGTCTGGCCGGTCAGTTCGGCGTCTACGAGATGGCGATGCTGGCCGTGCAGCCCGACGGCAAGGTGAACGTCGTGGTCGGCACCAAGTCGCAGGGCCAGGGCCACGAGACCATATTCGCCAAGGCGGCGGCGGACGAACTGGGCATCAGCCCCGACGACGTCACCGTCAGCGACGGCGACACCGGGGTGCTGCCCTACGGCAGCGGGACCTGGGGAAGCCGTTCGGTGGTCATGGGTGGCGGAGCGGTGATCAAGGCCGCGCGGCAGGTTCGCGACAAGATGGTCGCCATCGCCGCCGGACTGCTGGACGCGCCCGCCGATCGGATCGAGGTTTCCGAGGGCTTCTTCCGCCTGGGCGAGGCGGCCATCCCGTTCGCCCAGATCGCTTCGGCTGCGTACCTCCACACCTTCCTGCTGCCACCGGGCATGGACCCGGGCCTGTCGGTCATCGTGGGTTACGACTCGTTCAACACGAGCCCCTTCCCCGACGAGCGCGGCAAGATGAACGTGGCCGCCACCTATGCCACGGCCGCTGCGGCCGCGGTCGTGGAGGTCGATCCCGCCACCGGGGTGGTGAGCGTGGGTGACCTCACGATCGTGCACGACTGCGGGACCGTGATGAACCAGGTGATACTCGACGGGCAGATCCACGGCGCGGTCATGCAGGCGGTCGGGCAGACGTTCCTCGAGGAACTCCACTACGACGAGAACGGGCAGCCGCTCACGACGACGCTGCTGGACTACGCGATCCCGACGTTCGCGGACGTCGTAGAGCCGAAGATCGTCCACCGCGAGACCCCCTCGGATCTGATCGGCGGCTATCGCGGTGCCGGCGAGGGGGCGCTCATCGTGACGCCGGTGGCGCTCGCCGCGGCGGTGCATGATGCGCTGAGGCCGCTGGGCGTGCCGATCACGCAGGCCAACCTGAGCCCGCCGCGCCTACGCGAGTTGCTGCGAGGGCATTCGGCCGGCTGA
- a CDS encoding (2Fe-2S)-binding protein has translation MTDVRFSLNGEAAEVDVEPRELLLDTLRDRLSMTGAHAACEQGACGACTILVDGASVRSCLMFTVQATGAEVRTIEGVGSPGALHPIQQALSTHHGLQCGYCTPGMVLTALEMFETDPHPSRDEIVEWMAGNLCRCTGYINIVSALEALAGTAEAQS, from the coding sequence ATGACGGATGTCAGGTTCTCGCTCAACGGTGAGGCCGCGGAGGTCGACGTCGAGCCGCGCGAGTTGCTGCTCGACACGCTTCGGGACCGCCTCTCCATGACGGGGGCTCACGCAGCATGCGAGCAGGGTGCCTGCGGTGCCTGCACGATCCTCGTCGACGGCGCCAGCGTGCGCTCCTGCTTGATGTTCACCGTCCAGGCCACCGGTGCTGAGGTACGGACCATCGAGGGCGTCGGATCGCCGGGAGCGCTGCACCCGATCCAGCAGGCGCTGTCGACCCACCACGGCCTGCAGTGCGGCTACTGCACGCCGGGCATGGTCCTCACGGCGCTGGAGATGTTCGAGACCGACCCGCACCCCAGCCGGGACGAGATCGTGGAATGGATGGCGGGCAATCTCTGCCGCTGCACCGGCTACATCAACATCGTCAGCGCGCTGGAGGCGCTCGCCGGTACCGCCGAGGCGCAGTCATGA
- a CDS encoding xanthine dehydrogenase family protein subunit M: MKPARFDYVAVTSVAEAAEALAGADDARILAGGQSLVPLMNLRLARPSLLVDVNGVASLAGFEAGNGTLRFGAMCRHRFLETDPLVREKAPIFAETAGLIGHVGIRNRGTLGGSLAHADPVAELPALLVALGGQVIASSAAGERTIPAAELFEGPFTTSLEPAELLSAVEVPAHREGDGGAFSEFVLRHGDFATAGVVVILHRDEDGACDGLRVAGCGLGPAPVDLSAAGEFLLGESALTGGGADELGRRVAAASDPSGDVHGSAEYRRELAAVLATDAVRRAWGRAGSPGRG, encoded by the coding sequence GTGAAACCCGCAAGATTCGACTACGTCGCCGTGACGTCGGTCGCCGAGGCCGCTGAGGCGCTCGCCGGCGCCGACGACGCCCGGATACTGGCGGGGGGGCAGAGCCTCGTACCGCTGATGAACCTCCGCCTGGCGCGTCCGAGCCTGCTCGTGGACGTGAACGGCGTGGCGTCGCTGGCCGGCTTCGAGGCCGGCAACGGCACGTTGCGCTTCGGCGCCATGTGCCGCCATCGCTTCCTGGAGACGGATCCGCTGGTGCGCGAGAAGGCTCCGATCTTCGCCGAGACGGCGGGTCTCATCGGCCACGTCGGGATCCGCAACCGGGGGACGCTCGGCGGCAGCCTCGCCCACGCCGATCCCGTGGCGGAGCTGCCGGCACTGCTCGTCGCGCTGGGTGGGCAGGTGATCGCCAGCAGCGCCGCGGGTGAGCGGACCATTCCCGCCGCCGAGCTCTTCGAGGGGCCCTTCACGACCAGCCTCGAGCCCGCCGAACTGCTGAGTGCAGTGGAGGTCCCCGCTCACCGCGAGGGCGACGGCGGCGCGTTCTCGGAGTTCGTCCTCCGCCACGGCGACTTCGCCACGGCGGGTGTGGTCGTGATCCTGCACCGTGACGAGGATGGTGCGTGTGACGGGCTGCGGGTCGCCGGCTGCGGTCTCGGCCCCGCCCCGGTGGACCTGAGCGCGGCGGGGGAGTTCCTGCTGGGCGAGTCCGCCCTGACCGGCGGCGGAGCGGACGAACTGGGCAGACGGGTGGCGGCGGCGTCGGATCCGTCCGGCGACGTGCACGGCTCGGCGGAATACCGCCGTGAGCTCGCCGCCGTGCTGGCCACCGATGCCGTGCGAAGAGCCTGGGGACGGGCGGGATCGCCCGGCCGCGGCTGA
- a CDS encoding aromatic ring-hydroxylating dioxygenase subunit alpha, translating to MTVLTRELRDSFAASVGAVDEACLLPPVIYTSPEFYEFERRAVFQREWLCVGRADQVPEPGDFRCITLAGEPLIMLRDGDGEIGVVSAVCQHRGMVLAEGSGNTRRFTCPYHHWSYGLDGALLGAPAMERAVGFDKADHGLPRLRTELWQGFVFCNFDADAQPLGPTLGKIDDILENFGLSDTVTREGKTLPNLPWNWKVMMENFNDPYHASRLHGPLQTFAPSHLNDYLRWDDDDGAIGRVQHFTDIDGSFNPTKKCILPTFANLTEAQRRRGSFVLIPPTLSLAIVPDEVAYFIISPDGPGEITIHIGYCFEPSALADPMFEYLFEQAEQGVDNFNVQDVYADRMVQKGLNSVFAPRGRYSWQEETLAQFNRWLVRRYERCWPSSSGQRIGRREPAAGGIGATR from the coding sequence ATGACCGTCCTGACGAGGGAACTGCGCGACTCGTTCGCCGCGTCGGTCGGGGCGGTCGACGAGGCATGCCTGCTCCCCCCCGTCATCTACACGTCCCCGGAGTTCTACGAGTTCGAGCGGCGGGCGGTGTTCCAGCGAGAGTGGCTCTGTGTCGGGCGGGCCGACCAGGTTCCCGAGCCGGGCGACTTCCGTTGCATCACACTCGCGGGGGAGCCGCTGATCATGCTGCGCGACGGCGACGGCGAGATCGGGGTCGTCTCCGCCGTCTGCCAGCACCGCGGCATGGTGCTGGCGGAAGGGTCCGGCAACACACGCCGCTTCACCTGCCCCTACCACCACTGGTCCTACGGTCTGGACGGGGCACTGCTGGGCGCGCCGGCGATGGAGCGCGCCGTCGGGTTCGACAAGGCCGACCATGGCCTGCCGCGCCTTCGCACCGAACTTTGGCAGGGGTTCGTGTTCTGCAATTTCGACGCCGACGCTCAGCCACTGGGGCCCACCCTGGGGAAGATCGACGACATCCTGGAGAACTTCGGTCTGTCGGACACGGTGACCCGCGAGGGCAAGACGCTGCCGAACCTGCCGTGGAACTGGAAGGTCATGATGGAGAACTTCAATGACCCCTACCACGCCAGCCGGCTGCACGGCCCGCTCCAGACGTTCGCCCCGAGCCACCTCAACGACTACCTGCGGTGGGACGACGACGACGGGGCCATCGGCCGCGTCCAGCACTTCACCGACATCGACGGGTCGTTCAACCCCACGAAGAAGTGCATCCTGCCCACCTTCGCCAACCTCACCGAGGCGCAGCGGCGGCGCGGGTCGTTCGTGCTCATCCCGCCCACCCTGTCCCTGGCGATCGTGCCCGACGAGGTCGCCTACTTCATCATCAGCCCCGACGGCCCGGGGGAGATCACGATCCACATCGGCTATTGCTTCGAGCCCTCGGCGCTCGCCGATCCCATGTTCGAGTACCTCTTCGAGCAGGCCGAGCAGGGGGTTGATAACTTCAACGTGCAGGATGTCTACGCCGACCGCATGGTGCAGAAGGGCTTGAACTCGGTGTTCGCGCCCCGCGGTCGCTATTCCTGGCAGGAGGAGACCCTGGCGCAGTTCAACCGCTGGCTGGTGAGACGCTACGAGCGGTGCTGGCCGTCGAGTTCCGGACAGCGGATCGGTCGGCGGGAGCCTGCGGCAGGGGGGATAGGAGCGACAAGGTGA
- a CDS encoding STAS domain-containing protein — protein sequence MMEVTSERRGSTVIINTAGRVDGSNASDFQDALEANIGAEDSAVILNLAELDYISSAGLRIILLTAKNLRQRKVGFSICSLSSSVHELFIISGFDQIIAIHSSPETALAAQEG from the coding sequence ATGATGGAAGTGACTTCCGAGCGGCGGGGTTCGACGGTGATCATCAACACCGCCGGCCGGGTCGACGGATCGAACGCCAGCGATTTCCAGGACGCCTTGGAGGCCAACATCGGCGCGGAGGACAGCGCCGTCATCCTGAACCTCGCCGAGTTGGACTACATCAGCAGCGCCGGACTGCGCATCATCCTGCTCACCGCCAAGAACCTCCGCCAGCGTAAAGTCGGCTTCTCCATCTGCTCGCTGTCCTCCTCGGTGCACGAACTCTTCATCATCAGCGGTTTCGACCAGATCATCGCTATCCACAGCTCTCCCGAGACCGCCCTCGCCGCGCAGGAGGGCTGA
- a CDS encoding SpoIIE family protein phosphatase, with translation MAKATYKILVVDDEVDLEPLMLQRMRRDIRSGRYSFVFAHNGIEALEKLNTDDDIDMVLSDINMPQMDGLTLLEQIPSVDPNIKSVIISAYGDMKNIRTAMNRGAFDFVTKPLDFADLRITIERTLAHLTEWRAALASRDQLVSLQKELDVANRMQKSILPTRFPREGDYEVFAHMEPARNVGGDFYDVINLEGGRIGLCIADVSDKGVPAALFMMSSRTLLKGASIGCDNPGDVLQEVNELLRETNDTEMFVTLLYGIYNPATGDFTYANGGHNEPLLIRPDGSSSLLPRTGGIILGVMAGVEFAHNTVNVGPGDTLFLYTDGVSEAMNVEAEEFGMERLAAIFAETPPNDAEETTMTVFKAVHGFAGETPQSDDITCLTLHRSEPGS, from the coding sequence ATGGCCAAAGCGACATACAAGATCCTCGTCGTGGACGACGAGGTCGACTTGGAACCGCTCATGCTCCAGCGGATGCGGCGCGACATCCGCTCCGGTCGCTACAGCTTCGTCTTCGCCCACAACGGCATCGAGGCCCTCGAGAAGCTGAACACCGACGACGACATCGACATGGTGCTCTCCGACATCAACATGCCCCAGATGGACGGGCTCACGCTCCTGGAACAGATCCCCAGCGTCGACCCCAACATCAAGTCGGTCATCATCTCGGCCTACGGGGACATGAAGAACATCCGCACGGCCATGAACCGCGGCGCCTTCGACTTCGTCACCAAACCCCTGGACTTCGCCGACCTGCGCATCACCATTGAGCGGACCCTCGCCCACCTCACCGAATGGCGCGCCGCCCTGGCCTCCCGCGACCAGCTCGTGTCGCTGCAGAAGGAACTCGACGTCGCCAACAGGATGCAGAAGTCGATCCTCCCGACGCGATTCCCGCGCGAGGGTGACTACGAAGTCTTCGCCCACATGGAGCCGGCGCGCAATGTCGGAGGCGATTTCTACGACGTCATCAACCTCGAGGGGGGCCGCATCGGGCTCTGCATCGCCGACGTCTCCGACAAGGGGGTGCCCGCGGCCCTGTTCATGATGTCCAGCCGCACCCTGCTGAAGGGCGCCTCCATCGGCTGTGACAACCCCGGCGACGTACTGCAGGAGGTCAACGAACTGCTGCGCGAGACGAACGACACCGAGATGTTCGTCACGCTGCTCTACGGGATCTACAACCCCGCCACCGGGGACTTCACCTACGCCAACGGCGGGCACAACGAGCCGCTCCTGATCCGACCCGATGGAAGCTCGTCGTTGCTCCCGCGCACCGGCGGGATCATCCTCGGGGTGATGGCCGGCGTGGAGTTCGCCCACAACACCGTCAACGTCGGGCCGGGCGACACCCTGTTCCTGTACACCGACGGTGTCAGCGAGGCCATGAACGTCGAGGCGGAGGAGTTCGGGATGGAGCGGCTGGCGGCGATTTTCGCCGAGACCCCGCCGAACGACGCGGAGGAGACGACGATGACCGTCTTCAAGGCGGTCCACGGCTTCGCCGGCGAGACTCCGCAGTCCGACGACATCACCTGCCTGACGCTGCACCGAAGCGAGCCGGGGAGTTGA
- a CDS encoding ATP-binding protein — MSAQFRLEVGAAQHESVDDALRHIEASLDEFGRLERCGDDLAFKLHLIIEELALNAMTYGGAESVQITITTEAEAVTVEISDDGVAFDPLNDAPQPDVNAALEDRAVGGLGIHLVRTLTDDLSYRRDGERNHLTLVTRQTE; from the coding sequence TTGAGCGCGCAATTCCGGCTGGAGGTCGGCGCCGCGCAGCACGAGTCCGTCGATGACGCCCTCCGGCACATCGAGGCGTCACTGGATGAGTTCGGCCGCCTCGAGCGCTGCGGTGACGATCTGGCCTTCAAGCTGCATCTCATCATCGAGGAACTGGCCCTGAACGCCATGACCTACGGCGGCGCCGAGAGCGTGCAGATCACCATCACCACCGAGGCCGAGGCGGTCACCGTGGAGATCTCCGACGACGGCGTCGCCTTCGACCCGCTGAACGACGCCCCCCAACCCGACGTGAACGCGGCCCTCGAGGACCGTGCCGTCGGCGGGCTGGGGATCCATCTGGTTCGCACGCTGACCGACGACCTGAGCTACCGCCGGGACGGGGAGCGGAACCACCTGACCCTGGTCACGCGGCAGACGGAATGA
- a CDS encoding ABC transporter substrate-binding protein: protein MIEPLRRRFPSALGVLALSALVAAACTTGSEPDQPTTGSTQPAPLDGPPAGPAATAASQGIFEDSVLFGQSAAFSGPAQELGLNMRLGIEAAFAEANRNGGVHGRRLDLASLDDAYEPEAAVTNTQQLIESDGVFALIGEVGTPTSRSATPVAAAAQVPFIAPFTGAEFLRDDDWRNIINLRASYYQETEEIVARLIADQGVDRIAVMFQDDSFGRAGYRGVLQALDRRDMEPVAIGLYPRNTTAVRTALLDLQLGDPDAVVLVGAYEPVAALIAWARYLGEDWTFVTISFVGANALAEELGPFGDGVFVTQVVPFPDDDSLPVVAAYRAALEAHDPDAAPGFVSLEGYLAGRMAIVGLERCGRDLSRTCFLKEILRGEPVDIDGFELVFGGNDNQGSDAVFLTMIRDGRYVATGSM, encoded by the coding sequence ATGATCGAACCGCTGCGGCGGAGGTTCCCCTCGGCTCTGGGGGTTCTCGCGCTGTCGGCGCTGGTGGCCGCAGCCTGCACCACCGGCAGCGAACCGGATCAGCCCACCACCGGCTCGACGCAGCCTGCGCCGCTCGACGGGCCCCCGGCCGGCCCGGCCGCGACGGCGGCTTCCCAGGGCATCTTTGAGGACTCGGTCCTCTTCGGCCAGTCGGCCGCTTTCAGCGGTCCCGCCCAGGAGCTCGGTCTGAACATGCGCCTCGGCATCGAGGCCGCCTTCGCCGAGGCCAACCGGAACGGCGGGGTCCATGGCAGGCGCCTGGATCTCGCCTCCCTGGACGACGCCTACGAGCCGGAGGCGGCGGTCACCAACACGCAGCAGCTCATCGAGTCCGACGGCGTGTTCGCGCTGATCGGCGAGGTCGGCACACCCACGTCACGTTCGGCCACCCCGGTCGCCGCCGCCGCGCAGGTCCCGTTCATCGCCCCGTTCACGGGGGCGGAGTTCCTGCGCGACGACGACTGGCGCAACATCATCAACCTGCGCGCCTCCTACTACCAGGAGACCGAGGAGATCGTCGCCAGGCTGATCGCCGACCAAGGCGTCGACCGCATCGCGGTCATGTTCCAGGACGACTCCTTCGGCCGCGCCGGCTACCGCGGCGTGCTGCAGGCCCTCGACCGGCGGGACATGGAACCGGTCGCCATCGGTCTGTACCCCCGCAACACGACGGCGGTGCGCACCGCCCTGTTGGACCTCCAGTTGGGCGATCCCGACGCTGTCGTCCTAGTGGGCGCCTACGAGCCAGTCGCCGCGCTGATCGCCTGGGCGCGCTACCTCGGCGAGGACTGGACGTTCGTCACGATCTCCTTCGTGGGCGCCAACGCCCTGGCCGAGGAGCTGGGCCCCTTCGGCGACGGCGTGTTCGTGACCCAGGTCGTGCCCTTCCCCGATGACGACTCGCTGCCGGTCGTGGCCGCCTACCGCGCCGCCCTGGAGGCGCACGATCCCGACGCCGCGCCGGGGTTCGTCTCGCTGGAGGGCTACTTGGCGGGCCGCATGGCGATCGTCGGACTCGAGCGCTGCGGGCGCGACCTGAGCCGGACCTGCTTCCTCAAGGAGATCCTGCGGGGCGAGCCGGTGGACATCGACGGTTTCGAGCTCGTTTTCGGCGGCAACGACAACCAGGGCTCCGACGCCGTGTTCCTCACCATGATCCGCGACGGCCGCTACGTCGCCACCGGCTCGATGTGA